In Anguilla rostrata isolate EN2019 chromosome 1, ASM1855537v3, whole genome shotgun sequence, a genomic segment contains:
- the rps6ka5 gene encoding ribosomal protein S6 kinase alpha-5 isoform X2, translating to MAPEIVEGGADGHDKAVDWWSLGVLMYELMTGGSPFTVDGDENSHTDISKRILKKDPPFPKDMSRPAKFLIQRLLTKDPKKRLGSGPSGAQSVKEHPFYQKINWEDLAAKKVPAPFKPVIRDELDVSNFSEQFTEMDPAYSPAALPQNCDRIFQGYSFMAPSILFKRNVVMDDPSQLCGGSERPGSAAVARSAMMKDSPFYTHYELDLKEPVLGEGSFSICRSCTHRKTGQKYAVKIVSKRMEAQTQKEIAALKLCDGHPNIVRCHEVHHDQLHTYLVLELLGGGELLDRIRRKQHFSETEASRIMRRLVSAVSHMHDVGVVHRDLKPENLLFTDESEGSEIKVIDFGFARLKPPDNQLLKTPCFTLHYAAPEILNYDGYDESCDLWSLGVILYTMLSGQVPFQCQEKSLTHTSAEEIMKKIKKGDFSFEGEAWRNVSQQAKDLIQELLTVDPEKRIKMCDLRYNAWLQDDSQLSSNPLMTPDILGSSAASVHTYVKATFNAFNKCKREGFRLQTVDKAPLAKRRKMKKTSTSTETRSSSSESSHSSSSSAQTPPGDVPPPPPVGTPLALAPNDNPLQTAAAAAAKPALPMFHFTE from the exons ATGGCTCCAGAGATCGTGGAGGGGGGAGCGGACGGACATGACAAG gcGGTGGACTGGTGGAGTCTCGGGGTGCTGATGTACGAGCTGATGACCGGAGGTTCGCCCTTCACCGTGGACGGGGATGAGAACTCCCACACCGATATCTCCAA GAGGATCCTGAAAAAGGACCCGCCCTTTCCCAAGGACATGAGCCGCCCGGCCAAATTCCTCATCCAGCGCCTCCTCACCAAAGACCCCAAAAAGAGGCTGGGCTCGGGCCCGTCTGGGGCGCAGAGTGTGAAGGAGCACCCCTTTTACCAG AAGATCAACTGGGAGGACCTGGCGGCGAAGAAGGTTCCGGCGCCGTTCAAGCCGGTGATCCGGGACGAGCTGGACGTCAGCAACTTCTCCGAGCAGTTCACCGAGATGGACCCCGCCTACTCCCCCGCCGCCCTGCCCCAGAACTGCGACCGCATCTTCCAG GGCTACTCCTTCATGGCTCCCTCCATCCTGTTCAAACGCAACGTGGTGATGGACGACCCGTCCCAGCTGTGCGGGGGCTCGGAGCGGCCCGGCTCTGCCGCCGTGGCCCGCAGCGCCATGATGaag GACTCCCCGTTCTACACGCACTATGAGCTGGACCTGAAGGAGCCGGTGCTGGGAGAGGGCAGCTTCTCCATCTGCAGGAGCTGCACCCACAGGAAGACGGGGCAGAAGTACGCCGTCAAGATCGTCAGCAAGAG GATGGAGGCGCAGACGCAGAAGGAGATCGCCGCTCTGAAACTCTGCGACGGACACCCCAACATCGTCCGGTGCCACGAGGTCCATCACGACCAG CTGCACACGTACCtggtgctggagctgctggggGGCGGCGAGCTCCTGGACAGGATCCGGCGGAAGCAGCACTTCAGCGAGACGGAGGCCAGCCGCATCATGAGGCGCCTGGTGTCCGCCGTCAGCCACATGCACGACGTGGGCGTGGTCCACCGCGACCTCAAACCAGAG AATCTGTTGTTTACAGACGAGAGCGAGGGCTCGGAGATAAAGGTCATCGACTTCGGCTTCGCCCGTCTGAAGCCGCCTGATAACCAGCTGCTGAAGACGCCCTGCTTCACGCTCCACTACGCCGCCCCCGAGATCCTCAACTACGACGGCTACGacgagtcatgtgacctgtggaGCCTGGGCGTGATCCTG TACACCATGCTGTCAGGGCAAGTCCCCTTCCAGTGTCAAGAGAAGAGTCTCACCCACACCAGCGCTGAGGAGATCATGAAGAAGATCAAAAAGGGGGACTTTTCTTTTGAAGGAGAGGCCTGGAGGAATGTCTCCCAGCAAGCCAAGGACCTCATACAAG AACTCCTGACGGTGGATCCGGAGAAGCGGATCAAGATGTGCGACCTGAGGTACAACGCCTGGCTTCAGGACGACAGCCAGCTGTCCTCCAACCCGCTCATGACGCCGGACATCCTGGGCTCCTCCGCGGCGTCCGTGCACACCTACGTCAAAGCCACCTTCAAC GCCTTTAACAAGTGCAAGCGGGAGGGCTTCCGGCTGCAGACCGTGGACAAGGCCCCGCTGGCGAAGAGGCGGAAGATGAAGAAGACCAGCACCAGCACGGAGACGAGGAGCAGCTCCAGCGAGAGCTCGcactcctcctcgtcctccgcGCAGACCCCGCCCGGCGACgtccccccgccgccgcccg
- the rps6ka5 gene encoding ribosomal protein S6 kinase alpha-5 isoform X1, protein MPSPMDGSSSREGDLYTVKHELKNANLTGHVERVGIENFELLKVLGTGAYGKVFLVRKVSGHDAGKLYAMKVLKKATIVQKAKTAEHTRTERQVLEHIRQSPFLVTLHYAFQTDTQLHLILDYVNGGELFTHLVQRVRFREQEVALYSGEIVLALEHLHQLGIVYRDLKLENILLDSNGHIVLTDFGLSKEFHEVERAYSVCGTIEYMAPEIVEGGADGHDKAVDWWSLGVLMYELMTGGSPFTVDGDENSHTDISKRILKKDPPFPKDMSRPAKFLIQRLLTKDPKKRLGSGPSGAQSVKEHPFYQKINWEDLAAKKVPAPFKPVIRDELDVSNFSEQFTEMDPAYSPAALPQNCDRIFQGYSFMAPSILFKRNVVMDDPSQLCGGSERPGSAAVARSAMMKDSPFYTHYELDLKEPVLGEGSFSICRSCTHRKTGQKYAVKIVSKRMEAQTQKEIAALKLCDGHPNIVRCHEVHHDQLHTYLVLELLGGGELLDRIRRKQHFSETEASRIMRRLVSAVSHMHDVGVVHRDLKPENLLFTDESEGSEIKVIDFGFARLKPPDNQLLKTPCFTLHYAAPEILNYDGYDESCDLWSLGVILYTMLSGQVPFQCQEKSLTHTSAEEIMKKIKKGDFSFEGEAWRNVSQQAKDLIQELLTVDPEKRIKMCDLRYNAWLQDDSQLSSNPLMTPDILGSSAASVHTYVKATFNAFNKCKREGFRLQTVDKAPLAKRRKMKKTSTSTETRSSSSESSHSSSSSAQTPPGDVPPPPPVGTPLALAPNDNPLQTAAAAAAKPALPMFHFTE, encoded by the exons CTAACCTGACTGGCCATGTGGAGCGGGTGGGGATAGAGAACTTTGAGCTGCTCAAAGTGCTGGGCACTGGAG CCTACGGGAAGGTGTTCCTGGTGCGCAAGGTGAGCGGGCACGACGCGGGCAAGCTGTACGCCATGAAGGTGCTGAAGAAGGCCACCATCGTGCAGAAGGCCAAGACGGCCGAGCACACGCGCACCGAGCGGCAGGTCCTGGAGCACATCCGCCAGTCGCCCTTCCTCGTCACGCTGCACTACGCCTTCCAGACGGACACGCAGCTGCACCTCATCCTgg ATTATGTGAACGGCGGGGAGCTCTTCACGCACCTGGTGCAGCGCGTGCGCTTCAGGGAACAGGAGGTGGCGCTCTACAGCGGCGAGATCGTGCTGGCGCTGGAGCACCTGCACCAG ctgggcaTCGTGTACCGCGACCTGAAGCTGGAGAACATTCTGCTGGACTCGAACGGCCACATCGTGCTCACGGACTTCGGCCTGAGCAAGGAGTTCCATGAG GTGGAGAGGGCCTACTCCGTGTGCGGCACTATCGAGTACATGGCTCCAGAGATCGTGGAGGGGGGAGCGGACGGACATGACAAG gcGGTGGACTGGTGGAGTCTCGGGGTGCTGATGTACGAGCTGATGACCGGAGGTTCGCCCTTCACCGTGGACGGGGATGAGAACTCCCACACCGATATCTCCAA GAGGATCCTGAAAAAGGACCCGCCCTTTCCCAAGGACATGAGCCGCCCGGCCAAATTCCTCATCCAGCGCCTCCTCACCAAAGACCCCAAAAAGAGGCTGGGCTCGGGCCCGTCTGGGGCGCAGAGTGTGAAGGAGCACCCCTTTTACCAG AAGATCAACTGGGAGGACCTGGCGGCGAAGAAGGTTCCGGCGCCGTTCAAGCCGGTGATCCGGGACGAGCTGGACGTCAGCAACTTCTCCGAGCAGTTCACCGAGATGGACCCCGCCTACTCCCCCGCCGCCCTGCCCCAGAACTGCGACCGCATCTTCCAG GGCTACTCCTTCATGGCTCCCTCCATCCTGTTCAAACGCAACGTGGTGATGGACGACCCGTCCCAGCTGTGCGGGGGCTCGGAGCGGCCCGGCTCTGCCGCCGTGGCCCGCAGCGCCATGATGaag GACTCCCCGTTCTACACGCACTATGAGCTGGACCTGAAGGAGCCGGTGCTGGGAGAGGGCAGCTTCTCCATCTGCAGGAGCTGCACCCACAGGAAGACGGGGCAGAAGTACGCCGTCAAGATCGTCAGCAAGAG GATGGAGGCGCAGACGCAGAAGGAGATCGCCGCTCTGAAACTCTGCGACGGACACCCCAACATCGTCCGGTGCCACGAGGTCCATCACGACCAG CTGCACACGTACCtggtgctggagctgctggggGGCGGCGAGCTCCTGGACAGGATCCGGCGGAAGCAGCACTTCAGCGAGACGGAGGCCAGCCGCATCATGAGGCGCCTGGTGTCCGCCGTCAGCCACATGCACGACGTGGGCGTGGTCCACCGCGACCTCAAACCAGAG AATCTGTTGTTTACAGACGAGAGCGAGGGCTCGGAGATAAAGGTCATCGACTTCGGCTTCGCCCGTCTGAAGCCGCCTGATAACCAGCTGCTGAAGACGCCCTGCTTCACGCTCCACTACGCCGCCCCCGAGATCCTCAACTACGACGGCTACGacgagtcatgtgacctgtggaGCCTGGGCGTGATCCTG TACACCATGCTGTCAGGGCAAGTCCCCTTCCAGTGTCAAGAGAAGAGTCTCACCCACACCAGCGCTGAGGAGATCATGAAGAAGATCAAAAAGGGGGACTTTTCTTTTGAAGGAGAGGCCTGGAGGAATGTCTCCCAGCAAGCCAAGGACCTCATACAAG AACTCCTGACGGTGGATCCGGAGAAGCGGATCAAGATGTGCGACCTGAGGTACAACGCCTGGCTTCAGGACGACAGCCAGCTGTCCTCCAACCCGCTCATGACGCCGGACATCCTGGGCTCCTCCGCGGCGTCCGTGCACACCTACGTCAAAGCCACCTTCAAC GCCTTTAACAAGTGCAAGCGGGAGGGCTTCCGGCTGCAGACCGTGGACAAGGCCCCGCTGGCGAAGAGGCGGAAGATGAAGAAGACCAGCACCAGCACGGAGACGAGGAGCAGCTCCAGCGAGAGCTCGcactcctcctcgtcctccgcGCAGACCCCGCCCGGCGACgtccccccgccgccgcccg